The following nucleotide sequence is from Pasteurella multocida.
TACTGTTTATGGCATTAAAAATTGCGATACTGTGAAAAAAGCATTAAGTTGGTTAAGTGCCAATAATATTACACACCAATTGCATGATTATCGTGTAGATGGCTTAGACAAAAGCTGGTTGGCACAAGCTGAAGCCCAGTTTGGCTGGGAAGTGTTAGTCAATAAACGTAGCACTACATGGCGGAATCTGAGTGATGAGGTGAAAGAAAATTTATCAAAACAGACCGCACTTGAGGTGCTTTTTGAGCAGCCTACCTTAATTAAACGTCCAATTATTTTACAAGACGGCAAGGCATTGATTGGCTTTAATGCAAAAGAGTATGCAGCCTGTTTTAAATAAGGCGATCGTGGTATGGTTGCCCTGATCTTTTTTGACAGAAACCCCGTTTTACCTTCTTGAGCAAAAGTGCGGTATAAAAATGAAAAATTCCATTATTGAATTAGCCCGTGAATTGATTCGCCGACCATCCATTAGCCCTGACGATCAAGGTTGTCAACAGATCATCGCTGAGCGTTTAGAACGCTTAGGTTTTCAAATCGAATGGCTCCCTTTTAATGATACGTTAAATTTATGGGCGAAACATGGTTCGGGTTCGCCAGTCATTGCCTTTGCAGGACATACCGATGTGGTGCCTATGGGGGATACAACCCAATGGCAGTATCCGCCTTTTTCCGCACAGCTAGTGGATAATGTGCTGTATGGGCGTGGTGCGGCAGACATGAAAGGATCGCTTGCGGCGATGGTGGTGGCGGCAGAACACTATGTGAAAGCCAATCCAGAGCATTCAGGTACTGTTGCTTTATTAATTACCTCAGATGAAGAAGCCGCCGCTAAAGATGGTACAGTACGTGTAGTCGAGACATTAATGGCAAGAGGTGAGCCGATTGATTATTGTATTGTCGGCGAGCCTTCAAGTGCTCAGCAGTTTGGTGATATTGTCAAAAATGGTCGCCGCGGTTCGATTACAGCAAACCTTTATATTCAAGGGGTACAAGGGCATGTGGCTTATCCGCATTTAGCACAAAATCCAGTGCATAAGGCACTTGGCTTTTTAACAGAATTGACCACTTATCAATGGGATAACGGTAATGACTTTTTTCCACCGACTTCATTGCAAATTGCTAATATTCAGGCGGGAACAGGGAGCAATAATGTGATACCGGGTGAGCTTTATGTGCAATTTAATTTACGCTATTGCACAGAAGTGACCGATGACATCATTAAAAAGAAAGTTGCAGAGATGTTAGCAAAACATCAGTTAAATTATCGTATTGAGTGGCGTCTATCGGGCAAACCGTTTTTAACAGCGAAAGGCAAATTGGTGGATACCTTGCTAGATGTCGTGGAAAAAATCACGCAAAACCGACCGCACTTAGATACCGGTGGTGGCACGTCAGATGCCCGTTTTATTGCGTTAATGGGGGCAGAAGTGGTGGAATTTGGACCGTTGAATAAAACTATTCATAAAGTCGATGAATGTGTCAATGTAGATGATCTGGCAAAATGTGGTGAAGTATATCAGCACGTTTTGTGTAATATGTTGGAACGCGTATGAGCTTTCTCTTTACACCCGAGCAATTAACCGGTAAGGCACGCACACATTTAGTTGCACTCCCTTGCCCATTTTCTGTCCATCATTTCTTACACCAAGATTGCTTAGTGGCTTTTCAATGTTTACAGCAAAGTGCGGCTAAACATGGCTTTAATTTACAGCCAGCCAGTAGCTTTCGTGACTTTCAACGTCAACAAGCCATTTGGAATGCGAAATTTTATGGTGAGCGTAAAGTGCATGATGATCAGGGAAATCCGCTCGATTTGAGCACACTTTCCGACTGGGAAAAAGTACAAGCTATTTTACGTTGGTCTGCTTTGCCGGGTGGTAGTCGTCATCATTGGGGCACGGAAATTGATGTTTTTGATCCGCACTTATTGCCTCCTCATCAAACTTTACAACTTGAACCTTGGGAATATGAACAAGGCGGTTATTTCTTTGAATTAAGTGAGTGGTTGCAACAACATCTCGCTCATTTTGATTTTGCCTTGCCTTTCACGCAGTTACCACAAGATAAAGAAATTGGTTATGAACCTTGGCATATCAGTTATTTACCGATTGCACAACAAGCCCAACAACAGTTTAATGCAGATATATTATGTGAGGCATGGCAGCAGGAAGAAATTGCAGGCAAAGCCTGTTTGCTTGCGAATCTCGCGCAGATTTTTTGTCGTTTTTTTATTTAAGGAGATAACATGGAAATTCAACAGTTTCGTCAGCAAGATATTGACATTCTTAAAGAAGAAACCTTATACCAAGGTTTTTTTCAATTAAAAAAGATTCAATTTAAACACAAGCTGTTTACTGGCGGATACAGTGGGGTAGTCACTCGTGAATTGTTAGTCAAAGGGGCCGCATCTGCGGTGATTGCTTACGATCCGATTAAAGATGCCGTTGTATTGGTTGAGCAAGTGCGTATTGGTGCTTATCAACCTGATTCAGCACAGTCACCTTGGTTGTTAGAGTTGATCGCCGGCATGGTAGAAGAAGGGGAAAAACCAGAAGAGGTTGCGCTACGTGAAAGCGAAGAAGAAGCCGGCGTGCAAGTGCAAGATTTGCAACATTGTTTAAGCGTGTGGGACAGCCCAGGTGGTGTGTTTGAGCGTATCCATTTGTTTGTGGGCAAAGTGGATAGCACAACAGCGAAAGGGCTACACGGTTTGAGCGAAGAGAATGAAGATATCCGTGTCCATGTAGTGAGCCGTGAGCAAGCTTATCAATGGGTTAATGAGGGCAAAATTGATAATAGCATTGCGGTGTTGGGATTACAGTGGTTACAGTTGAATTATAAGACCCTCTCATAATTCAATTTTCTAAATCCACACGATAAAAGTGTGATTTAGGTTTAATTTTCAGAAAATTTTTTATCAATAAATATGACATAGCTAACATTTTTTTATTTTGGTAGGTGCAATTTCTTTGATAAGTCGGTAATTTACAAAGAGTTTTATTTTAGTCGTAGGAGTTCGCTTTGTTCAGCACTTATAGATATGATACATCAGCGGAGGTGTTCAAAATCATTCAAATTACCGATCCTCATTTGTTTAAAGATGAGCATGGGGAATTATTAGGCATCAATACATTTCAAAGCTTTTCTCAAGTTTTACACGAAATTAAAGCCAGTCGTTTTGACTATGATCTGGTGTTAGCTACAGGGGATCTGGTTCAAGATAGTAGTCGTGAAGGCTACTTACATTTTTGTGAACAAGTGAAAAGCTTAGAAAAAACCGTCTTTTGGATTCCCGGAAATCATGATTTTCAACCAAAAATGTTTGAAATCTTGAATCAGGATCAAGGTAATTTAAATCCGAAAAAGCACATTCTTTTAGGCAAATCTTGGCAGATTTTAATGTTAGATAGTCAAGTGTTTGGCGTTCCACATGGTGAATTAAGCCAATATCAAATAGACTGGTTGGTCGCAAAATTAAAAGATCATCCAGAACGTTATACGTTAATTGTCTTACATCACCACATTTTGCCTACCCATTCAACTTGGTTAGATCAGCATAATTTACGTAATGCTCATGAATTGGCGTATGCATTAGCCCCTTTTGATAAAGTGAAAGGGATTTTACATGGTCATATTCACCAAGAAATGGATGCTAACTGGCAAGGTTATAGAGTGATGGCAACACCTGCAACCTGTATCCAATTTAAACCAGATCATAATACGTTTACACTTGATTCAGTTCAGCCAGGTTGGCGAGAGCTTGAATTACACAGTGATGGTCGGATTGAAACACGCGTAAAACGCATTCAAGATAAGACGTTCTTCCCGAATATGCATGAAGATGGCTATTAAGCAAAAACAGCCATGTGGCAACACATGTTTGTTTTTTTAAGTTAGGCTAAATTGATTAGGAAAGTGAGTGACATGACGCACTTTCCTTTTTTTCCTCAAATGCTAGCTGCGGTAATTGTAATAATCATAGTAGCTCAGCGCTTTGCGTTTTGTACCATTTAAAATAAACCCTTTAACGGGGACACCTGCTTGTGCAAAACGTGTTTTAGCGATTTCAATTTCTTTAACCGTTGTTTTCCCAAATAAGCCAACCAGTAGGGTTGTACCAACATAACGTCCAATAATAGCGGCATCTGTTACCGGCAGAATTGGTGGTGTATCAATTACAACAAGATCATAATGACTCGATGCCCATTCAAGAAGTTGCTGAAAACGCGCAGTATAAAAAAGTTCTGATGGATTGGGTGGTGTATTTCCTTTCGTAATAATGGCAAATTCAGCATATTGATGAACGATGTCTTCAAATGGAATATTTTGTGCAATAGCCTCACTTAATCCCTGTTTATTTGCAATACCGAGGAACGGGCGCAAGTAACTGCGACGTAAATCAGCATCAATCAGTAAAACTCGTTTTCCAGTTTTTGCTAACACATTAGCTAAATTACTCGAAATAAAACTTTTTCCTACAGAAGGTAATGTGCCAGAAATCATCACAAGATTATTTGGTGCTTCTAACATGGCAAAATGGAGACTTGTCCTTAAACTACGAATGGCCTCAATCGCATTGTCTTCAGGGTGACTTTCTGACAGGAGACGATATTTTCCTTTATGTACATGTTTGCGGGAAATCGCCGGCTGTTGTTCTGAATGTGGAATGGCGGCGTAAGTCGGTAGTCCCGTTTTGTCAACATCCGCCGTTGATTCAATACCACGTTGGAAATAATTCCTAAACAGCACTAAAAAGGACGATAAAAGTCCGCCTAATAAAAAGGCAAGTATGATAACGAGCGCTTTTTTAGGTGCAACAGGATTTGGAAATACTTGTGCATGATCTAAAATACGAACGTTACCAATAGTGCTTGCTTTTACAACATCTAACTCTTGCATTTTATTTAAGAGTTGGATGTAGATGTGTTGGTTGACTTCTAAATCACGTGTAAAACGAATCATTTCTTTCTGTGTATTTGGCAATTTTTCTAATTGCTTATTTAATCGTTCTTTCTCCGCATTCAAGACATTTCTTTTGTCAATTAAAGCAACATAAGAAGGGTGCTTTAGCGTAAATTTGCGTGAGATTTCACTTTCTTGAATAGACAATTCGCTGAGATCCGCTTCTATTTGGATAATGGTGTCTAATGTGGCTTTTGCTTCAAGGCTGAGATCAACAGATTCATTTTTTAAGCGGAATTCATTCAATCTATTTTCTGAGTCAGACAGTTTCTGACGTACATCTGGCAATTGTTGATTAAGAAACTCTAGACTTTTAGAGGCTTCTGCCGAATTTCTCGCGACATTTTGTAATAAGTAACTTTCAGCAATACTCGAAACGATATCTTGTATGTGTTTTTTATCTTTTCCCTGAATCGCAATATTAATGATACCCGTTTGTTTACCAATTTCATGAACCGACAGTTGTTCCTGTAAGGCTGAAATAACGGTTAATTCTGGTAGCTTGTTGATTAGAAAACGTTGTTTAGGTTTGGCATTTATCTGAGATAAAGAAAATTGAATAAGATCCGTATCATATTTTTCCCCCACTTTGCCTGTTAGCAGTGGCTCTGTAGTTTTTTCCAGAAAAAGGGTATAGCTATCTCGTTGTTCACCAATTTCTAAGATGAGTGTATTGGCTGCTTCATTGAGTGGTGTGAAATGGGAAATGGTGATTTGCGGTGAATAGCCTGTGGCACTTGCGAACAGTTTACCCAAGATAGGAATCGGATAAATTGGCTCAACCTGTGTCGTTAAATTGAGTTTTTCAACCGCATACGAGAGCACCATTCTCGATTTTAAAATCGCGATTTCGGTATGCGAGGAGGATTTTTCCTCAAAGATCCCCGCGAAATCTTTTAATGCACCGCCCGCTGATTTATCTTCAATTTGTATGGAAGCATTCGCAAGATAAACAGGAGGGGCAAGAAAGGCATAGCCTGCTCCAATGAGTGTTGTAAGTAGGGTAAACAGGGCAATCCACCCTTTATGATCTAATAAAATGCCGAGGAATTTCATTACATCAAGTGTTTCTTCATGGTTTTTCTCGTTCATTATTTCATATCCTATAACATTTTTTTCCATTGATATGCTGCGCTATCTAGCATTTGATAAGCATACTCAAACATTTCTTGACTCTTTTTATAGGGATCGGGAATCTCTTTTGACGCAGTTAATCCATGTCCAAACAACATGACTTTACCTTGAGATAAAGGGCATATTTGATGAACTAATTCAATATGCGCTTTTTCCATAACAAGAATCAAATCGGCTTTATGACATAATGCATGTGTCAACTGCTTAGCACGATGAGCCGAAAGATTTAATCCGTGCTGGCTAGCAATTTTTATCATCATATCGTCGGCAGGCTTGTCAACTAAGCAACTACGTTCAGTGACAAGACCTGCAGAGGTAATGTTTTTTTCTGGGAAATGGTGTTGCAGTAATTTTTCCCCTACAGGGGAACGACAGATATTTCCCATACATACGACTAGAATTTGCTCAAACATATTACCAATTTCGGATTCTTAACATACTTTCAGTGATTGAGTCGAACCCTGACAAAGTAGGCACGATCTGACTAATCACACGATTCCAGCGGGCAACTGGAGCTGTTGTGACATAAACCACATCATAAGGTTTTAAATAAAACTCGGTACCAAGAAGATAAGAGGTAGCATCGGTGACATCTAATTGGTAAATATCTGCAATTTTTTCTATATTTTCCTCAGACGATGTCGCTTGTCTTGTTGTAGATGGCGAACGTTGTCCACGAATAACGAAAATCCCCGTTGCATCTGCAGCTAATTTATCAATACCACCACTTGCTGTGATTGCTTCAGTTAATGTCATACCGTAATGCATAATTTTGAGCATTTGCGGTTGAGCAACTTCACCAATAACAAAGACTTTATTCGCATCATTACGAGGAACATGAACAATATCACCATCAACTAATAAGCGGTTCTGGCTTAAATCTCCTCGTTGGATAAGTGCTTCGACTGAGATTTTTTCATCTTTTCCTTTGCTATTGAGTGTGACATTGTGCCAATCCGCATGTTCAGATAAGCCACCAGCATGGTTAATTGCATCTAATAAAGTTAACGGAACATTGGTCAAATATTGTTGCCCCGGACGATTTACTTCCCCTGTAATATAGGCTTTTTTCGATTGGTAAGTGGCGACACTGACCTCAATTTGTGGCTCACTAATATAGTTGGCGAGCCTTTTGGTCAGTTTGTTTCTAATTTGGCTTACGGTCAGTCCAGAGACATGAATAGAACCTACATAAGGGTAGAAAATCGTGCCATTAGCATGAACTTGACTACCGGATTCCGCCGCCGAACGATAAGCCCCCGCTGGTGTTGTTAATTCAGGATGATCCCAAACGGTAATATTTAATACATCACCAGGACCTACACGGTATTGGTAGGCTTTAATTTTTTGATCGAGTGGCGGGTTGGCACGAGCAAAAGGTATAGAAGGCGCGAGTTGCTTAACCAACGAAGGGGTAATTAAGTAGGCATCGACTGCTTTTTGCGTATCAAGAGGTCCGCCTTGCGCATAGACCTTAACACCACTTACGGGTGATTTGGTAGAGGGTAGCATGACGGAGCAGGCAGAGACAGACATGCCAATGCCGATTAGGATGAGAAGTCTAGATAATTTATACATGTCTTTTACTCATTTTAATTAGTGAATAAGTGAAAGGCTTACAGCTACCTCGGTTTTTTGTTCATCTGGATACAGTTTATTTATTGATGTTCACCGTTGCTTTACCCCCATAGATGTATGTGATTATTTTGTTGAGTGTAAATTAAGTCTGCTAATTCTGTGACAGGTTGATATCCTGTCGGTGCATT
It contains:
- a CDS encoding low molecular weight protein-tyrosine-phosphatase, with protein sequence MFEQILVVCMGNICRSPVGEKLLQHHFPEKNITSAGLVTERSCLVDKPADDMMIKIASQHGLNLSAHRAKQLTHALCHKADLILVMEKAHIELVHQICPLSQGKVMLFGHGLTASKEIPDPYKKSQEMFEYAYQMLDSAAYQWKKML
- the nudF gene encoding ADP-ribose diphosphatase; the encoded protein is MEIQQFRQQDIDILKEETLYQGFFQLKKIQFKHKLFTGGYSGVVTRELLVKGAASAVIAYDPIKDAVVLVEQVRIGAYQPDSAQSPWLLELIAGMVEEGEKPEEVALRESEEEAGVQVQDLQHCLSVWDSPGGVFERIHLFVGKVDSTTAKGLHGLSEENEDIRVHVVSREQAYQWVNEGKIDNSIAVLGLQWLQLNYKTLS
- a CDS encoding polysaccharide biosynthesis tyrosine autokinase, which codes for MNEKNHEETLDVMKFLGILLDHKGWIALFTLLTTLIGAGYAFLAPPVYLANASIQIEDKSAGGALKDFAGIFEEKSSSHTEIAILKSRMVLSYAVEKLNLTTQVEPIYPIPILGKLFASATGYSPQITISHFTPLNEAANTLILEIGEQRDSYTLFLEKTTEPLLTGKVGEKYDTDLIQFSLSQINAKPKQRFLINKLPELTVISALQEQLSVHEIGKQTGIINIAIQGKDKKHIQDIVSSIAESYLLQNVARNSAEASKSLEFLNQQLPDVRQKLSDSENRLNEFRLKNESVDLSLEAKATLDTIIQIEADLSELSIQESEISRKFTLKHPSYVALIDKRNVLNAEKERLNKQLEKLPNTQKEMIRFTRDLEVNQHIYIQLLNKMQELDVVKASTIGNVRILDHAQVFPNPVAPKKALVIILAFLLGGLLSSFLVLFRNYFQRGIESTADVDKTGLPTYAAIPHSEQQPAISRKHVHKGKYRLLSESHPEDNAIEAIRSLRTSLHFAMLEAPNNLVMISGTLPSVGKSFISSNLANVLAKTGKRVLLIDADLRRSYLRPFLGIANKQGLSEAIAQNIPFEDIVHQYAEFAIITKGNTPPNPSELFYTARFQQLLEWASSHYDLVVIDTPPILPVTDAAIIGRYVGTTLLVGLFGKTTVKEIEIAKTRFAQAGVPVKGFILNGTKRKALSYYDYYNYRS
- a CDS encoding ArsC family reductase; its protein translation is MITVYGIKNCDTVKKALSWLSANNITHQLHDYRVDGLDKSWLAQAEAQFGWEVLVNKRSTTWRNLSDEVKENLSKQTALEVLFEQPTLIKRPIILQDGKALIGFNAKEYAACFK
- a CDS encoding M15 family metallopeptidase, with translation MSFLFTPEQLTGKARTHLVALPCPFSVHHFLHQDCLVAFQCLQQSAAKHGFNLQPASSFRDFQRQQAIWNAKFYGERKVHDDQGNPLDLSTLSDWEKVQAILRWSALPGGSRHHWGTEIDVFDPHLLPPHQTLQLEPWEYEQGGYFFELSEWLQQHLAHFDFALPFTQLPQDKEIGYEPWHISYLPIAQQAQQQFNADILCEAWQQEEIAGKACLLANLAQIFCRFFI
- the cpdA gene encoding 3',5'-cyclic-AMP phosphodiesterase — its product is MFSTYRYDTSAEVFKIIQITDPHLFKDEHGELLGINTFQSFSQVLHEIKASRFDYDLVLATGDLVQDSSREGYLHFCEQVKSLEKTVFWIPGNHDFQPKMFEILNQDQGNLNPKKHILLGKSWQILMLDSQVFGVPHGELSQYQIDWLVAKLKDHPERYTLIVLHHHILPTHSTWLDQHNLRNAHELAYALAPFDKVKGILHGHIHQEMDANWQGYRVMATPATCIQFKPDHNTFTLDSVQPGWRELELHSDGRIETRVKRIQDKTFFPNMHEDGY
- a CDS encoding polysaccharide export protein, whose protein sequence is MYKLSRLLILIGIGMSVSACSVMLPSTKSPVSGVKVYAQGGPLDTQKAVDAYLITPSLVKQLAPSIPFARANPPLDQKIKAYQYRVGPGDVLNITVWDHPELTTPAGAYRSAAESGSQVHANGTIFYPYVGSIHVSGLTVSQIRNKLTKRLANYISEPQIEVSVATYQSKKAYITGEVNRPGQQYLTNVPLTLLDAINHAGGLSEHADWHNVTLNSKGKDEKISVEALIQRGDLSQNRLLVDGDIVHVPRNDANKVFVIGEVAQPQMLKIMHYGMTLTEAITASGGIDKLAADATGIFVIRGQRSPSTTRQATSSEENIEKIADIYQLDVTDATSYLLGTEFYLKPYDVVYVTTAPVARWNRVISQIVPTLSGFDSITESMLRIRNW
- the dapE gene encoding succinyl-diaminopimelate desuccinylase, translated to MKNSIIELARELIRRPSISPDDQGCQQIIAERLERLGFQIEWLPFNDTLNLWAKHGSGSPVIAFAGHTDVVPMGDTTQWQYPPFSAQLVDNVLYGRGAADMKGSLAAMVVAAEHYVKANPEHSGTVALLITSDEEAAAKDGTVRVVETLMARGEPIDYCIVGEPSSAQQFGDIVKNGRRGSITANLYIQGVQGHVAYPHLAQNPVHKALGFLTELTTYQWDNGNDFFPPTSLQIANIQAGTGSNNVIPGELYVQFNLRYCTEVTDDIIKKKVAEMLAKHQLNYRIEWRLSGKPFLTAKGKLVDTLLDVVEKITQNRPHLDTGGGTSDARFIALMGAEVVEFGPLNKTIHKVDECVNVDDLAKCGEVYQHVLCNMLERV